One window from the genome of Salvia splendens isolate huo1 chromosome 9, SspV2, whole genome shotgun sequence encodes:
- the LOC121749119 gene encoding protein PHYTOCHROME KINASE SUBSTRATE 3-like, producing the protein METQDGSSLRVASFSSYIDKGIESLVHRVSAQDHTNMTIKLSHKAADPTRVDSFSSRSSDHNPNSAFTFSHLTPKHAAGEISVFGADRYFNMKLEYQTKTHPRRCLESSAPTTCHSQTTLLPSNQSSKQKKTASRIFTGFGCKTPCFGNKSVQIDEIKDHHQNHQIKKIQDIEESRKSIEVFGSRKIKDAKGSEVATNMERKLSMLTWDAIPKGGNKNLPTSTIGSTSGVGDVVSEASSDLFEIEEVSGSIYPLMQGADDDDDEPSCMMSPATSLYAPSEASIQWSVVTASAADFSALSEFNNDSVSTKVVNQVQKSRPTGLLGCKSIKAVDVANQNVCVKVKNPN; encoded by the coding sequence ATGGAGACTCAAGACGGCAGCAGCCTTCGCGTCGCCTCGTTCTCGTCCTACATCGACAAAGGCATAGAGAGCCTAGTCCACCGCGTCTCCGCCCAAGACCACACCAACATGACCATCAAATTATCCCACAAGGCGGCTGATCCCACCCGCGTCGACTCCTTCTCCTCCCGATCTTCCGACCACAACCCCAACTCCGCCTTCACCTTCTCCCACCTCACCCCCAAACACGCCGCCGGCGAGATCAGCGTCTTCGGCGCCGACCGCTACTTCAACATGAAGCTCGAGTACCAAACCAAAACCCACCCCCGCCGCTGCTTAGAATCCTCCGCCCCCACCACTTGCCACAGCCAAACCACTCTCCTCCCTTCTAACCAATCATCAAAGCAGAAAAAAACCGCATCCCGCATCTTCACCGGATTCGGCTGCAAAACCCCTTGCTTCGGCAATAAATCCGTCCAAATCGACGAAATTAAAGATCACCATCAAAATCATCAAATCAAGAAGATCCAAGACATAGAAGAGTCGCGGAAATCGATCGAGGTGTTCGGATCCAGGAAAATTAAGGACGCAAAAGGAAGCGAAGTAGCGACGAACATGGAGCGGAAGCTGTCGATGCTGACGTGGGACGCGATTCCGAAGGGGGGGAATAAAAATCTCCCAACTTCAACGATCGGGAGCACTAGCGGAGTTGGTGACGTGGTGAGCGAGGCCAGCTCGGATTTATTCGAGATCGAGGAAGTTTCTGGAAGCATCTACCCGCTTATGCAAGGTGCGGACGACGACGATGACGAGCCGAGCTGTATGATGAGCCCGGCTACGTCGCTGTACGCGCCGAGCGAGGCCAGCATACAGTGGAGCGTGGTGACGGCCAGCGCCGCAGACTTCTCCGCCTTGTCGGAGTTCAACAACGACAGCGTCAGCACCAAGGTTGTTAATCAAGTGCAGAAAAGTAGGCCGACGGGATTGCTCGGGTGCAAGAGCATTAAAGCTGTGGATGTTGCTAATCAGAATGTTTGTGTTAAGGTTAAAAaccctaattaa
- the LOC121746657 gene encoding pentatricopeptide repeat-containing protein At1g06140, mitochondrial-like has product MNYHLPLARLILHKGSSNLLSPLQLFQLHSLAITTGLQLQHPSILLSLFKLYLTNQSTLTHAETLFPRVQQPYKWNLMIRHASATRPLKALSLFQKMRIDEPSTPFYNDPFVYASLIKACGKARAFREGKSIHCRMITLGLDYNVNLSNSLVSFYSGSANLMSYADVLFDSVSEKNVVVVNGLISGNVRRGNFDVGLRLFVEMLRGCFGLNVKPNCVSFVILISGCVEFGEFREGKALHCCSWKIGLGWSVEMCNVLIDFYAKLGHIGDASNVFVEMPERDLISWNSIIWGHVKSGEYVKAFSLFREMRREGIGVDRASFSCLLSACAARTDLWLGRMVHARVKAIGMECDVSVGTALINMYAKCGKLNSARKLFDELPKQEIEYWNAMIHSYIDAGLAKEALKQLDEIKFRHLRLDEVTVLGLIMACRDAGDLHRGRLMHSIVENDDLFKGSVVLGNALVDMYAKCGSTTRARSVFDRMPRRDVISWTSMIVGHAVNGEGEESLATFQQMCAEKLVPNSVTFLGVLSACDHAGLIDEGMRLYNMMSEDYHIKPRIEHHGCVVDMLARAGKIGDAQMFIQKMDTKPNALVWRMLLNACRVHGHIDLGLSFVTGLTELDTPPEAANFVISSNVYAEAGRWNDVAARRNTMVVERASKEAGKSCVS; this is encoded by the coding sequence ATGAATTATCATCTTCCCTTAGCTCGATTGATTCTTCACAAAGGCTCTTCCAATCTCCTTTCCCCTCTGCAACTCTTTCAGCTCCACTCTCTAGCAATAACCACAGGCCTCCAACTCCAGCATCCCTCgattctcctctctctcttcaaGCTCTATCTCACTAACCAGTCAACTCTCACTCACGCAGAGACACTTTTCCCCAGAGTTCAACAACCATATAAATGGAATCTCATGATCAGACACGCATCAGCTACCCGCCCTTTAAAGGCTCTATCTTTGTTTCAAAAAATGCGTATTGATGAACCAAGCACCCCTTTTTACAACGACCCTTTTGTTTATGCTTCTCTAATTAAAGCTTGCGGTAAAGCTAGGGCTTTTCGTGAAGGTAAATCGATACATTGCCGGATGATTACGCTTGGATTGGATTACAATGTGAATCTGTCGAATAGTCTCGTTAGCTTTTATTCAGGGTCGGCGAATTTGATGAGCTACGCTGATGTGTTGTTTGATTCGGTTTCGGAGAAAAATGTGGTTGTTGTTAATGGCTTGATATCTGGGAATGTTAGGAGAGGGAATTTTGATGTGGGATTGAGACTGTTTGTTGAGATGCTGCGTGGTTGTTTCGGTTTAAATGTGAAGCCTAATTGTGTTTCTTTCGTGATTTTGATATCCGGTTGTGTTGAATTTGGGGAATTTAGAGAGGGGAAGGCGCTTCATTGTTGTAGTTGGAAGATAGGATTGGGATGGAGTGTTGAAATGTGCAATGTGCTTATTGATTTTTATGCTAAATTAGGGCACATTGGTGATGCTTCAAATGTGTTTGTGGAAATGCCGGAGAGAGACTTGATTTCGTGGAACTCGATAATTTGGGGGCATGTTAAGAGTGGAGAGTATGTGAAAGCATTTTCCTTGTTTAGAGAAATGAGGAGAGAAGGGATTGGAGTTGATAGAGCGTCGTTTAGTTGCTTGTTGTCTGCATGTGCTGCTCGTACAGATCTTTGGTTGGGGAGGATGGTTCATGCTCGTGTAAAAGCTATTGGGATGGAGTGCGATGTCTCTGTAGGGACGGCTTTGATCAACATGTATGCAAAGTGTGGAAAGTTGAACTCTGCAAGGAAACTTTTCGATGAACTACCAAAGCAAGAGATTGAGTATTGGAATGCAATGATACATTCTTATATTGATGCTGGACTTGCTAAGGAGGCTTTGAAGCAACTTGATGAGATCAAGTTTAGGCATTTACGACTAGATGAAGTGACCGTTTTGGGATTGATTATGGCTTGTCGTGATGCAGGGGATCTGCATCGCGGTAGGCTTATGCATTCTATTGTGGAAAACGATGATTTGTTCAAAGGAAGCGTGGTTTTAGGGAATGCTCTTGTAGACATGTATGCAAAATGTGGGAGCACTACGAGAGCTAGGTCGGTCTTTGATAGGATGCCCCGGAGAGATGTGATTTCGTGGACATCTATGATAGTAGGCCATGCTGTTAATGGTGAAGGAGAAGAGTCTCTTGCTACTTTTCAGCAAATGTGTGCGGAAAAATTAGTTCCGAATTCTGTGACCTTCTTAGGAGTTCTATCAGCATGTGATCATGCTGGTTTGATTGATGAAGGGATGAGATTATACAATATGATGAGTGAAGATTACCATATCAAGCCACGGATCGAGCACCATGGCTGCGTGGTCGACATGCTTGCTAGAGCTGGCAAAATCGGAGATGCTCAAATGTTTATTCAGAAGATGGACACAAAGCCTAATGCACTTGTTTGGAGGATGTTGCTGAACGCGTGTAGGGTTCATGGCCACATCGATCTAGGGTTGAGCTTCGTTACTGGCTTAACAGAACTGGATACGCCTCCTGAAGCAGCCAATTTTGTGATCTCGTCTAATGTATACGCGGAAGCTGGAAGATGGAACGATGTTGCTGCTCGTAGAAACACAATGGTTGTTGAGAGAGCTTCCAAAGAAGCAGGAAAGAGCTGTGTTTCTTAG